The proteins below come from a single Eucalyptus grandis isolate ANBG69807.140 chromosome 3, ASM1654582v1, whole genome shotgun sequence genomic window:
- the LOC104439136 gene encoding uncharacterized protein LOC104439136, producing the protein MKSFSLISSIVSTEWPASRDLWEAWGIQSLVAMSLTCQITLAIFGSRRRYMTSSIIKYVIQITYLLSSYFVTIAIGKLTVVQIEHSDRPDYITELKGLLAPLLLMQLGNPDSITAYSVEDNRLSYRQMLSLFVRAVFVFCILIRCWDSTSPIRFLYFPLFAAGIIRAAVTVWAITYVYWKGSSISAEDIFDEETVGKFFDRPDGPRWSIEQMIILKAYHRFDCLKPHIVNWLYHPESLSKSRLTLERDLTFITTEVELGFMYDVLYTKQPILYKAPGLICRFTSFSCLVSALCGFAVIFKSAFFIDVYITYTYALLIGVTVLEGYQIVLQPFSAWAIVAMSHINCLMSTRLLKSLAKRYMKRERWSNSVGQVDLLDQSLYNDRSWSIGRLLKHSGKKYVTWRKHCSHLKIPGYLKVLLVENMEKFDMIRDKKPFTKHGEWTLEAHIHWGDMEWTQKAIDVLKKYISTPFDKSIIIWHIATHICLLEPDNSPDCKGSELLSKYMIYLLALRPYTLSLTTAKITLEHACAILKPFLRYRDRSEALKTLSSEENVPEPFLDQKGTIITRNWHVLLDAKELAATLKGKNNKWQIISSIWVEMLCHAAYNCQAYHHTILLRQGGELITHVWLLLMHMTDKYSHTPKEKPT; encoded by the coding sequence ATGAAATCGTTCAGTCTGATATCATCCATAGTCAGTACCGAATGGCCTGCCTCCAGAGATTTATGGGAAGCATGGGGCATCCAATCGCTGGTCGCCATGAGTCTCACTTGCCAGATCACCCTCGCCATCTTCGGCAGCCGCCGGAGGTACATGACCTCgagcatcatcaaatacgtcaTCCAAATCACCTATTTGCTCTCTTCTTACTTCGTGACTATCGCCATTGGCAAGCTCACTGTTGTCCAGATCGAGCATTCTGATCGACCGGACTACATTACCGAGCTCAAGGGGTTGCTTGCACCGTTGCTCTTGATGCAGCTTGGGAACCCCGACTCCATAACTGCATACTCGGTTGAGGACAACCGCCTCAGTTACCGACAGATGCTGAGTTTGTTTGTCAGGGCCGTTTTCGTCTTCTGCATCCTGATTCGCTGCTGGGACAGCACGTCCCCCATCCGATTTTTGTACTTCCCCTTGTTTGCTGCTGGGATCATTCGAGCAGCGGTGACGGTTTGGGCCATCACGTACGTATACTGGAAGGGGTCGAGCATATCAGCCGAGGATATCTTCGATGAGGAAACTGTTGGCAAGTTTTTCGACAGGCCTGACGGGCCCAGATGGTCGATTGAGCAAATGATCATCTTGAAGGCGTATCATCGGTTCGATTGCCTCAAGCCCCACATTGTAAACTGGCTCTACCACCCAGAGTCGCTATCAAAATCTCGATTAACTCTAGAGCGCGATTTAACCTTCATCACAACTGAGGTCGAACTTGGATTCATGTATGACGTACTTTACACTAAGCAACCAATTCTCTATAAGGCGCCTGGTCTTATCTGCCGCTTCACTAGCTTTTCCTGTCTAGTCTCAGCCTTGTGTGGATTCGCCGTTATTTTCAAGAGTGCCTTCTTTATTGACGTGTACATCACCTACACTTACGCCTTGTTGATAGGAGTCACCGTCCTAGAAGGTTACCAAATTGTTCTGCAACCTTTTTCGGCATGGGCCATTGTCGCGATGAGCCATATAAACTGCCTCATGTCGACAAGGCTATTGAAATCCTTAGCTAAAAGGTATATGAAGAGGGAAAGGTGGTCAAACTCAGTTGGGCAAGTCGACTTGTTGGATCAGAGCCTATACAATGACCGCTCATGGTCCATTGGGAGACTCCTCAAACACTCCGGCAAAAAATATGTGACCTGGAGAAAGCATTGCTCTCACCTGAAAATCCCTGGCTATCTCAAGGTATTGCTGgtggaaaatatggaaaagtTCGACATGATCAGAGACAAAAAGCCCTTCACCAAACACGGTGAGTGGACACTTGAAGCTCACATACACTGGGGCGACATGGAGTGGACACAGAAAGCCATTGATGTGTTAAAAAAATACATTTCCACACCATTTGACAAAAGCATCATCATTTGGCACATTGCAACGCACATCTGCCTTTTAGAGCCTGATAATTCTCCAGACTGTAAGGGAAGCGAACTGCTATCCAAATACATGATATACCTTCTAGCACTACGACCCTATACATTGTCCCTAACGACTGCCAAAATTACATTGGAGCATGCTTGCGCCATATTGAAGCCATTTCTCAGGTACAGAGACCGCAGTGAGGCCTTGAAGACATTGTCGTCAGAAGAGAATGTGCCTGAACCCTTCCTGGATCAGAAGGGTACCATAATCACCAGGAACTGGCACGTGCTGTTGGACGCAAAGGAATTGGCTGCAACACTGAAGGGCAAGAACAACAAGTGGCAGATCATAAGCAGCATTTGGGTGGAGATGTTGTGCCATGCTGCGTATAATtgtcaagcttaccatcacacGATACTGTTGCGGCAAGGCGGAGAGCTTATAACTCATGTTTGGCTGCTCTTGATGCACATGACTGATAAGTACTCCCACACTCCCAAGGAGAAACCCACCTAA
- the LOC104439135 gene encoding uncharacterized protein LOC104439135, whose product MKSFSLISSIVSTEWPASRDLWEAWGIQSMVTMSLICQITLAILGSRRRYMTSDIIKYVIQIAYLLSSYFVTIAIGKLTVVQIDNVDRPDYITELKGLLAPLLLMQLGNPDSITAYSVEDNRLSYRQMLSLFVRAVFVFCILIRCWDSTSPIRFLYFPLFAAGFIRSAVTVWALTYVYWKGSSISAEDIFDEKAVGKIFNRPDRSRWSMEQTIILKAYYRFQCLKPHIVNWLYHPESLSESRLTVERDLVFITTEVELGFMFDVLYTKQPILYKWPGLICRFTTFSCLVSALCRFAVIFKSAFLIDAYITYTYALLIGVTALEGYQIVLQPFSARAIVAMSGINCLRSTRLLEFLAKTYMKRKRWSNSVGQVDLLDHSLYNDRSWSIGRILKHFGKKDVTWRKHCSHLKIPGYLKVLLVENMEKFDVIRDKKPFTKRGEWTLEAQKLRGDMEWTQEAIDALERNISTKTTFDKSIIIWHIATNICLSEPDYSPDCKGSKLLSNYMIYLLALRPYTLSLTTAKITLEHACAILKPFLRYRDLSEALKTLSSEENVLDEPFPDQKGTIITRKWHVLSDAKELAVTLKGKNNKWQIISSIWVEMLCYAAYNCQVYHHTKLLRQGGELITHVWLLLMHMTDKYSHTPKEKPT is encoded by the coding sequence ATGAAATCGTTCAGTCTGATATCATCCATAGTCAGTACCGAATGGCCTGCCTCAAGAGATTTATGGGAAGCATGGGGCATCCAATCGATGGTCACCATGAGCCTCATTTGCCAGATCACCCTCGCCATCCTTGGCAGCCGCCGGAGGTACATGACGTCAGACATCATCAAATACGTCATCCAAATCGCCTACTTGCTCTCTTCTTACTTTGTGACTATCGCCATTGGCAAGCTCACTGTTGTCCAGATTGACAATGTTGATCGACCGGACTACATTACCGAGCTCAAGGGGTTGCTGGCACCGTTGCTCTTGATGCAGCTTGGGAACCCTGACTCCATAACTGCATACTCGGTTGAGGACAACCGCCTCAGTTACCGACAGATGCTGAGTTTGTTTGTCAGGGCCGTTTTCGTCTTCTGCATCCTGATTCGCTGCTGGGACAGCACGTCCCCCATCCGATTTTTGTACTTCCCCCTGTTTGCCGCTGGGTTCATTCGGTCAGCAGTGACGGTTTGGGCCCTCACGTACGTATACTGGAAGGGGTCGAGCATATCAGCCGAGGATATCTTCGATGAGAAAGCTGTAGGCAAGATTTTCAACAGGCCCGACAGGTCTAGGTGGTCGATGGAGCAAACGATCATCTTGAAGGCGTATTATCGGTTCCAATGCTTGAAGCCCCACATTGTAAACTGGCTCTACCACCCAGAGTCGCTATCAGAATCTCGATTAACTGTAGAGCGCGATTTAGTCTTCATCACAACCGAGGTCGAACTTGGATTCATGTTTGACGTACTTTACACTAAGCAACCAATTCTCTATAAATGGCCTGGTCTTATCTGCCGCTTCACTACCTTTTCCTGTCTAGTCTCAGCCTTGTGTAGATTTGCCGTTATTTTCAAGAGTGCCTTCTTGATAGACGCGTACATCACCTACACCTATGCCTTGTTGATAGGAGTCACCGCCCTAGAAGGTTACCAAATTGTTCTGCAACCATTTTCGGCACGGGCCATTGTGGCGATGAGCGGTATAAACTGCCTCAGGTCGACAAGGCTATTGGAATTCTTAGCTAAAACGTATATGAAGAGGAAAAGGTGGTCGAACTCAGTTGGGCAAGTCGACTTGTTGGATCATAGCCTGTACAATGACCGCTCATGGTCCATTGGGAGAATCCTCAAACACTTCGGCAAAAAAGATGTGACCTGGAGAAAGCATTGCTCTCACTTGAAAATCCCTGGCTATCTCAAGGTATTGCTGgtggaaaatatggaaaagtTCGACGTGATCAGAGACAAAAAGCCCTTCACCAAACGCGGTGAGTGGACACTTGAAGCTCAAAAACTCAGGGGCGACATGGAGTGGACACAGGAAGCCATTGATGCGTTGGAAAGAAACATTTCCACAAAAACAACATTTGACAAAAGCATCATCATTTGGCACATTGCAACGAACATCTGCCTTTCAGAGCCTGATTATTCTCCGGACTGTAAGGGAAGCAAACTGCTGTCCAATTACATGATATACCTTCTAGCACTGCGACCCTACACATTGTCCCTAACGACTGCCAAAATTACATTGGAGCATGCTTGCGCCATATTGAAGCCATTTCTCAGGTACAGAGACCTCAGTGAGGCCTTGAAGACATTGTCGTCAGAAGAGAATGTGCTTGATGAACCCTTCCCGGATCAGAAGGGAACCATAATCACCAGGAAGTGGCACGTGCTGTCGGACGCAAAGGAATTGGCTGTAACACTGAAGGGCAAGAACAACAAGTGGCAGATCATAAGCAGCATTTGGGTGGAGATGTTGTGCTATGCTGCGTATAATTGTCAAGTTTACCATCACACGAAACTGTTGCGGCAAGGCGGAGAGCTTATAACTCATGTTTGGCTGCTCTTGATGCACATGACTGATAAGTACTCCCACACACCCAAGGAGAAACCCACCTAA